In Geomonas ferrireducens, one DNA window encodes the following:
- a CDS encoding ABC1 kinase family protein: MFRIVNINRNVRSIRRYRQIITVIGGYGLGHLLEYLNLGQVVDFSRRVLRRRPPKAAHLSAPERLRLALEELGTTFIKLGQLLSTRADIIPASFVQELTHLQDKIPCLPFEEIKEQIEHELGVPLEQRFLYVEPEAIAGASIAQVHRATLVTGEDVVVKVRRPGVVEAVETDIDILMGVALLLERHMARSDIYDPVGVVREFSYTIRRELDLTREGHAIEKIRDNFKGDATLYFPKVYWEATSKGVLTTEYVEGIKVSDTLAIEEAGLDGREIAARGARVFLKMVLEHGFFHGDPHPGNVLILKDNVICLLDFGMVGRLDPAVKRYLTDVLVAVINRDVEGLAYVIVEAGDAAETVNMQALKKALAEFIDSYFEIPLKEIEVGRMLMEFIDLISTHRIKVHPDLTMLVKVLVVVEGMGRRLDPDFDMVGHLRPFLEREFRRQRSPGRLFHEVEQGIEGYLTLARNLPRDVKEILNKVNRNKFRIDLEHRGLDRFSKELDRSANRLCLSLIIAALLIGSSIAMQGNRGPMLWGLPAFAFFGYTCAGLVGIWWMIAILRSGRL; the protein is encoded by the coding sequence GTGTTTAGGATAGTAAACATAAACCGCAACGTCAGGAGCATCAGGCGCTACCGCCAGATCATCACCGTCATCGGGGGTTACGGGCTCGGGCACCTGCTCGAGTACCTGAACCTCGGGCAGGTGGTCGATTTCTCACGCCGGGTCCTCAGACGGCGCCCCCCGAAGGCCGCCCACCTGTCGGCGCCGGAGCGCCTGCGCCTGGCCCTCGAGGAGCTCGGCACCACCTTCATCAAGTTGGGGCAGCTTCTCTCCACCCGCGCCGACATCATCCCGGCCTCCTTCGTCCAGGAGCTCACCCATCTGCAGGACAAGATCCCGTGCCTCCCCTTCGAGGAGATCAAAGAGCAGATCGAGCACGAGCTTGGTGTCCCGCTCGAGCAGCGTTTCCTGTACGTGGAGCCGGAGGCGATCGCGGGGGCCTCCATCGCGCAGGTGCACCGCGCCACGCTCGTCACCGGCGAGGACGTGGTGGTGAAGGTGCGGCGCCCGGGTGTGGTCGAGGCGGTGGAAACCGACATCGACATCCTCATGGGGGTGGCGCTTCTTTTGGAGCGCCACATGGCCCGCAGCGACATCTACGACCCGGTCGGGGTGGTGCGCGAGTTTTCCTACACCATCAGGCGCGAGCTGGACCTCACCCGCGAAGGGCACGCCATCGAGAAGATCCGGGACAACTTCAAGGGGGACGCGACCCTCTACTTCCCGAAGGTCTACTGGGAGGCGACCTCGAAAGGGGTGCTCACCACCGAGTACGTGGAAGGGATCAAGGTGAGCGACACCCTGGCCATCGAGGAGGCGGGGCTCGACGGCCGCGAGATCGCCGCGCGCGGCGCCAGGGTCTTCCTGAAGATGGTGCTCGAGCACGGCTTCTTCCACGGCGATCCTCATCCCGGCAACGTCCTCATCCTGAAGGACAACGTGATCTGCCTCCTCGATTTCGGGATGGTGGGAAGGCTCGACCCCGCCGTGAAACGCTACCTGACCGATGTCCTCGTGGCGGTGATCAACCGCGACGTCGAGGGGCTCGCCTACGTCATCGTGGAGGCGGGCGACGCCGCCGAGACGGTCAACATGCAGGCGCTCAAGAAGGCGCTCGCCGAATTCATCGACAGCTATTTCGAGATCCCGCTCAAGGAGATCGAGGTCGGGCGCATGCTCATGGAGTTCATCGACCTGATCTCCACGCACCGCATCAAGGTGCACCCGGACCTCACCATGCTGGTGAAGGTGCTGGTGGTGGTCGAGGGGATGGGGCGCCGGCTCGACCCGGACTTCGACATGGTGGGGCACCTGCGCCCCTTCCTGGAGCGCGAGTTCCGCCGGCAGCGCTCCCCGGGGCGCCTGTTCCACGAGGTCGAGCAGGGGATCGAGGGGTACCTCACCCTCGCCCGCAACCTGCCGCGCGACGTGAAGGAGATCCTCAACAAGGTAAACCGCAACAAGTTCCGCATCGACCTGGAGCACCGCGGCCTGGACCGCTTCTCCAAGGAGCTGGACCGTTCGGCGAACCGGCTCTGCCTCTCCCTCATCATCGCCGCCCTGCTGATCGGCTCGTCCATCGCCATGCAGGGAAACCGCGGCCCCATGCTCTGGGGGCTTCCCGCCTTCGCCTTCTTCGGCTACACCTGCGCCGGCCTGGTCGGCATCTGGTGGATGATCGCCATCCTCCGCTCCGGCAGACTGTAG
- a CDS encoding sensor histidine kinase, translating to MPMSAQKGGLPPHSQGSDLSPSEIRKRKREAVIVVVSLLLIVLLTYFEIHLSRLSSEVPMVSNIVIFGIINVIILLIILLVYLVFRNITKLFIERRKNTPGSKLRTKLVLAFVTLSLVPTMLLFFVSAGFITNSIQNWFNKQVETSLNESMEVAQVYYKTSAANSLYYGQQISDTIKERKLLNDENLPKLKALVRQKQEEYNLGVVEVFSAQREELFRAANPKLPLSEFTNPSSEDINVGLAGQKLTRVNAIGKADLIRGIVPIRSNFNDKDVVGVIVVNYYVPYSLVSKMREISASYHEFRQLKILKHPIATGYILTLFLITMVIVFLAVWFGVYLARSLTIPIQELAEATRQVAEGNLDVHLGEGSGDEIGMLIASFNRMTEDLRANQLALQHTNEELQKSNTELEQRRRYMEAVLANVTAGIISVDKDGLLTTVNKSAEKLLLINTEKVNGKNFREVLQPDHLDIVKGLLRDMVLQKHDSIVRQVTIPMRDGELTLLTNLTVLKDENDAFMGMVVVLDDLTSLIKAQRMAAWREVARRIAHEIKNPLTPIQLSAQRLRKRYLSRFEGEEEVFDQCTAMIIKSVDELKGLVNEFSNFARMPASVPKPNDLNDILKEALTLYEEGHRHIRFSLNADEKMPPIMLDRDQIKRVVINLLDNAVAAIEGEGEVELATCYDSTLKMATFTVSDTGHGIPAEDRPRLFEPYFSRKKSGTGLGLAIVNTIISDHHGFIRAKENHPKGSRFIIELPADA from the coding sequence ATGCCGATGTCTGCCCAAAAAGGAGGGCTTCCCCCGCACAGCCAGGGAAGCGATCTTTCCCCCAGCGAGATCAGAAAGAGAAAGCGCGAGGCGGTCATCGTCGTCGTGTCGCTGCTCTTGATCGTCCTGCTCACCTACTTCGAGATTCACCTGTCGCGCCTCTCCTCAGAGGTGCCGATGGTAAGCAACATCGTCATCTTCGGCATCATCAACGTCATCATCCTCCTTATCATCCTCCTCGTTTATCTCGTGTTCAGGAACATCACCAAGCTGTTCATCGAGCGGCGCAAAAACACGCCGGGGTCGAAGCTGCGCACGAAGCTCGTGCTCGCCTTCGTCACCCTTTCGCTCGTGCCGACCATGCTCCTTTTCTTCGTGTCGGCCGGTTTCATCACCAACAGCATCCAGAACTGGTTCAACAAACAGGTGGAGACCTCGCTGAACGAGTCGATGGAGGTGGCACAGGTCTACTACAAGACCTCTGCGGCCAACTCCCTTTACTACGGCCAGCAGATCAGCGACACCATCAAGGAGAGAAAGCTCCTAAACGACGAGAACCTGCCCAAGTTGAAGGCCCTGGTGCGCCAGAAACAGGAGGAATACAACCTGGGCGTCGTCGAGGTCTTCTCGGCGCAGCGCGAGGAGCTCTTCCGTGCCGCGAACCCGAAGCTCCCCTTGAGTGAGTTCACCAACCCCTCCTCCGAGGACATCAACGTGGGGCTCGCCGGGCAGAAGCTCACCCGGGTGAACGCGATCGGCAAGGCGGACCTGATCCGCGGCATCGTGCCGATCCGTAGCAACTTCAACGACAAGGATGTCGTCGGCGTCATCGTCGTAAACTATTACGTCCCCTACTCCCTCGTCTCGAAGATGCGTGAGATCTCCGCCTCGTACCACGAGTTCCGTCAGCTGAAGATCCTCAAACACCCGATCGCCACCGGCTACATCCTCACCCTTTTCCTGATCACCATGGTGATCGTCTTCCTCGCGGTCTGGTTCGGGGTGTACCTCGCCCGCAGCCTCACCATCCCGATCCAGGAACTTGCCGAGGCGACCCGCCAGGTGGCGGAGGGGAACCTGGACGTGCACCTCGGGGAGGGAAGCGGCGACGAGATCGGCATGCTAATCGCCTCCTTCAACCGGATGACCGAGGACCTGCGCGCGAACCAGCTCGCCCTGCAGCACACCAACGAGGAGCTGCAAAAGAGCAACACGGAGTTGGAGCAGCGGCGCCGCTACATGGAGGCGGTCCTCGCCAACGTGACCGCCGGCATCATCTCGGTGGACAAGGACGGGCTCCTCACCACGGTGAACAAGTCGGCCGAAAAACTACTGCTCATCAACACCGAGAAGGTGAACGGCAAGAACTTCCGCGAGGTGCTGCAGCCGGATCACCTGGACATCGTCAAGGGGCTTTTGCGCGACATGGTGCTCCAAAAGCACGACTCCATCGTGCGCCAGGTGACCATCCCGATGCGCGACGGCGAGCTCACCTTGCTCACCAACCTGACCGTCCTGAAGGATGAGAACGACGCCTTCATGGGGATGGTGGTGGTGCTCGACGACCTGACCTCCCTGATCAAGGCCCAGAGGATGGCGGCCTGGCGCGAGGTGGCCAGAAGGATCGCCCACGAGATCAAGAACCCGCTCACCCCGATCCAGCTCTCGGCGCAGCGGCTCAGAAAGCGCTATCTATCACGCTTCGAGGGGGAGGAAGAGGTCTTCGACCAGTGCACCGCCATGATCATCAAGTCGGTGGACGAGTTGAAGGGGCTTGTGAACGAGTTCTCCAACTTCGCCCGGATGCCCGCATCGGTGCCGAAGCCAAACGACCTGAACGACATCCTGAAGGAGGCGCTCACCCTCTACGAGGAGGGGCACCGCCACATACGCTTCTCGCTCAACGCCGACGAGAAGATGCCGCCGATCATGCTGGACCGTGACCAGATCAAGCGCGTGGTGATCAACCTCCTGGACAACGCGGTCGCCGCCATCGAGGGAGAGGGAGAGGTCGAACTCGCCACCTGCTACGACAGCACGCTCAAAATGGCCACCTTCACCGTCTCCGATACCGGCCACGGCATCCCCGCCGAGGACAGGCCGCGCCTTTTCGAGCCGTACTTCTCCAGGAAGAAGAGCGGCACCGGCCTCGGCCTTGCCATCGTGAACACCATCATCTCCGACCACCACGGTTTCATCCGTGCCAAGGAGAACCACCCGAAGGGAAGCCGCTTCATCATCGAGCTGCCGGCCGACGCTTAG
- the msrA gene encoding peptide-methionine (S)-S-oxide reductase MsrA, translating into MENSSTEPATQTAIFAGGCFWCMEPVFDSIPGVLSVMPGYSGGFLPNPSYQQVCEGETGHLEAVEIVFDPARVNYRELLRIFLRNIDPTTKNRQFCDYGPQYQTAIFYLDEEQRRAAEEARDDAQRTNLLGAQVFTEIRPASDFYPAEEYHRQYYKKNPYHYQRYHDGCGRNWRLKELWGEKKG; encoded by the coding sequence ATGGAAAACAGTTCCACAGAACCTGCCACCCAAACCGCCATCTTTGCCGGCGGCTGCTTCTGGTGCATGGAGCCGGTCTTTGACAGCATCCCCGGCGTCCTCTCGGTGATGCCCGGCTACAGCGGCGGCTTTCTCCCCAATCCCAGCTACCAGCAGGTCTGCGAGGGGGAAACCGGCCACCTCGAAGCGGTGGAAATCGTCTTCGACCCGGCGCGGGTGAACTACCGCGAACTCTTGCGGATCTTTCTGCGCAACATCGATCCCACCACCAAAAACAGGCAGTTCTGCGACTACGGCCCCCAGTACCAGACCGCCATCTTCTACCTGGACGAGGAGCAGCGCAGGGCTGCGGAGGAGGCGAGGGATGATGCGCAACGCACTAACCTGTTGGGGGCGCAGGTCTTCACGGAAATCCGCCCGGCCTCGGACTTCTACCCGGCCGAGGAGTACCACCGGCAGTACTACAAGAAGAACCCGTATCACTACCAGCGCTACCATGACGGATGCGGCCGCAACTGGCGCCTCAAGGAATTGTGGGGCGAAAAGAAGGGATAA
- the lpxC gene encoding UDP-3-O-acyl-N-acetylglucosamine deacetylase yields MIFQQTLGNKVTFSGIGLHSGKTITITLRPADPGTGVVFHRVDLTPAVSIEAHAMNVVNTKLNTTIGNGETTVSTIEHLMAALYGCGIDNAHIDINGPEVPIMDGSAAPFVAAIAKAGVKESKKARKYLVVKKPVSITEGDKKASIIPSRHYKISFDLHFPHPAVKSQARSLEFTQSNFADEFASARTFCFLAEVEMMKAHGLALGGSLDNAIVIGDQGVLNPEGLRFQDEFVRHKILDSVGDMSLAGHRLIGHVKASKSGHDLNHKLVMELLKRPDCYTLIEFTPQAFNAPFNIALPELSWLEA; encoded by the coding sequence ATGATATTCCAACAGACTTTGGGGAACAAGGTAACCTTCAGCGGCATCGGCCTGCACTCCGGCAAGACGATCACCATCACGCTGCGCCCGGCAGATCCCGGCACCGGCGTCGTCTTCCACAGGGTTGACCTCACCCCGGCGGTTTCCATAGAAGCACACGCGATGAACGTCGTGAACACGAAGCTCAACACCACCATCGGCAACGGCGAGACGACCGTCTCCACCATCGAGCACCTCATGGCGGCTCTCTACGGCTGCGGCATCGACAACGCCCACATCGACATCAACGGCCCGGAGGTTCCCATCATGGACGGCTCCGCCGCCCCCTTCGTGGCCGCCATCGCCAAGGCCGGCGTGAAGGAGTCGAAGAAGGCGCGCAAGTACCTGGTGGTCAAGAAGCCGGTTTCCATCACCGAGGGGGACAAGAAGGCGTCCATCATCCCCTCGCGCCACTACAAGATCTCCTTCGACCTGCACTTCCCGCACCCGGCGGTAAAGAGCCAGGCCCGTTCGCTTGAGTTCACCCAGAGCAACTTCGCCGACGAGTTCGCCTCCGCGCGCACCTTCTGCTTCCTGGCCGAAGTCGAGATGATGAAGGCACACGGCCTGGCGCTCGGCGGCTCGCTGGACAACGCCATCGTCATCGGCGACCAAGGGGTGCTGAACCCCGAGGGGCTCAGGTTCCAGGACGAGTTCGTGCGTCACAAGATCCTTGACTCCGTAGGCGACATGTCGCTCGCCGGTCACCGCCTGATCGGTCACGTGAAGGCGTCCAAGTCCGGGCACGACCTGAACCACAAGCTGGTCATGGAGCTTTTGAAGCGTCCGGACTGCTACACCCTGATCGAGTTCACTCCGCAGGCCTTCAACGCCCCCTTCAACATCGCCCTGCCGGAGCTTTCCTGGCTGGAGGCCTAG
- a CDS encoding phasin family protein yields MFELFEKAVLTALGAAAITQKKGEEMIQEMKSRYKISEEEGRAFLDRIQEMARTGQQKSAEMAETEVKKALDRMGMVSREEFEKLERRVKTLEALQAQSVTSQPEDECLG; encoded by the coding sequence ATGTTCGAACTGTTCGAGAAGGCAGTGCTGACGGCTCTCGGTGCGGCGGCGATCACCCAGAAAAAGGGCGAGGAGATGATCCAGGAGATGAAGTCGCGCTACAAGATCAGCGAGGAGGAAGGGCGGGCTTTCCTTGATCGGATCCAGGAGATGGCGCGCACCGGGCAACAAAAGAGTGCCGAGATGGCCGAGACCGAAGTGAAAAAGGCGCTGGACCGGATGGGGATGGTGTCGCGGGAGGAGTTCGAAAAGCTGGAACGGCGTGTGAAGACACTCGAGGCGCTGCAGGCCCAGAGCGTCACCTCGCAGCCGGAGGATGAGTGTTTAGGATAG
- a CDS encoding hybrid sensor histidine kinase/response regulator, with product MRGAIKKSQQREIHKIVGVYALFGSAWIYLSGYALIWLVTDRHLADKIEVYKGLLFILVTSFLLYQLIGRFTGRLAESMTKLEQSEARFQAIYHNVNDALFIHDAATGALVDVNRTMCDMFGYTQEEALNLTLQQLSLGEPPYSEEEAQRLLKLAAQGTAQTFEWRSRKKDGSLFWSEVSLRRAEIGGIDRIIVLVRDITKRKEIEEALRQNEETLKVLMEEMPAGVAWANEAGIIEYVNGYVSDWLGFVSADRPTLEELMQRALPDPSYRDEILGAWRTGIGETLESGVLAPIEAKITCIDGTLRHVILNTRLVYHRILFTFTDITKWEAMQSEILKAQKLESLGVLAGGIAHDFNNILTGILGNLSFAELMLEGNHPALGPIKNAEKASQRAAELAHQLLTFSKGGQPIKKVVSVAKLVQESLSLALHGTKVQTKVDLPADLHAIEADEGQINQAFSNVIINACQAMPGGGVLSVRAENVPLPEENPMMLPAGEYVKVSFTDEGCGIPYQEQKQIFDPYYSTKPGGSGLGLASVHSIVSRHGGKVEVDSAPGEGTTLTFYLPSAGEAAPEQEAQAEPASPRGGGGGSVLVMDDEEPIRTLAQEMLQYLGYRVATCGTGEEAVRLYREAFEGGEAFAAAIMDLTIPAGMGGKEAAQRILELDPKAKLIVSSGYSNDPVMASYAEYGFCAAVVKPYRCSDLQQTLEKVARRR from the coding sequence ATGCGGGGAGCAATCAAGAAGAGCCAGCAACGCGAGATCCACAAGATCGTGGGGGTCTATGCCCTTTTCGGCAGCGCCTGGATCTACCTTTCCGGGTATGCCCTGATCTGGCTGGTCACCGACCGCCACCTCGCCGACAAGATAGAGGTCTACAAGGGGCTACTCTTCATCCTGGTCACCTCGTTCCTGCTCTACCAGTTGATCGGGCGCTTCACCGGACGCCTCGCCGAATCGATGACGAAACTGGAGCAGAGCGAGGCGCGCTTCCAGGCGATCTACCACAACGTCAACGATGCCCTCTTCATACATGACGCCGCGACCGGTGCCCTCGTCGACGTGAACCGGACCATGTGCGACATGTTCGGCTATACGCAAGAGGAGGCCCTAAACCTCACGCTGCAGCAGCTGAGCCTCGGTGAGCCCCCCTACTCCGAAGAGGAGGCGCAGCGCCTGTTGAAGCTTGCGGCCCAAGGGACGGCGCAGACCTTCGAGTGGCGCAGCAGGAAAAAGGACGGCTCCCTGTTCTGGTCCGAGGTGAGCCTGCGCCGCGCCGAGATCGGCGGCATCGACCGGATCATCGTGCTGGTGCGCGACATCACGAAGCGCAAGGAGATCGAGGAGGCGCTCAGACAGAACGAGGAGACCCTCAAGGTGCTCATGGAGGAGATGCCGGCGGGGGTCGCGTGGGCCAACGAAGCGGGCATCATCGAGTACGTAAACGGTTACGTGAGCGACTGGCTCGGCTTCGTCTCCGCCGACCGCCCCACCCTTGAGGAGCTCATGCAGCGGGCCCTTCCGGATCCCTCCTACCGCGACGAGATTCTCGGGGCCTGGCGCACCGGGATCGGCGAGACCCTGGAGAGCGGCGTCCTCGCCCCCATCGAAGCGAAGATCACCTGCATCGACGGCACCTTGCGGCACGTCATCCTCAACACCCGCCTGGTTTACCACCGCATCCTTTTCACCTTCACCGACATCACCAAGTGGGAAGCGATGCAAAGCGAGATCCTGAAGGCCCAGAAGCTCGAGTCACTGGGGGTCCTGGCAGGCGGCATCGCACACGACTTCAACAACATCCTCACCGGGATCCTCGGCAACCTCTCCTTCGCGGAACTGATGCTGGAGGGAAACCACCCGGCCCTGGGTCCGATCAAGAACGCCGAGAAGGCGTCGCAGCGCGCCGCCGAGCTCGCGCACCAGCTCCTCACTTTCTCCAAGGGGGGACAGCCGATCAAGAAGGTGGTATCGGTCGCGAAACTGGTGCAGGAATCTCTCTCCCTCGCGCTGCACGGCACCAAGGTGCAGACCAAAGTGGACCTTCCCGCCGACCTGCACGCCATCGAAGCGGACGAGGGGCAGATAAACCAGGCCTTCAGCAACGTGATCATCAACGCCTGCCAGGCCATGCCCGGAGGGGGCGTCCTTTCGGTGCGGGCGGAAAATGTCCCGCTCCCCGAAGAGAACCCCATGATGCTGCCGGCGGGGGAGTACGTGAAGGTATCCTTCACCGATGAGGGGTGCGGCATCCCTTACCAGGAGCAGAAGCAGATCTTCGATCCCTACTACAGCACGAAGCCCGGAGGGAGCGGCCTCGGGCTCGCCTCGGTCCACTCCATCGTCAGCAGGCACGGCGGCAAGGTGGAGGTCGATTCCGCACCGGGCGAGGGGACCACGCTCACCTTCTACCTCCCCTCGGCGGGGGAAGCCGCGCCGGAGCAGGAAGCGCAGGCGGAGCCCGCATCGCCTCGCGGCGGGGGCGGGGGAAGCGTGCTGGTGATGGACGACGAAGAGCCGATAAGGACCCTGGCGCAGGAGATGCTGCAGTACCTCGGTTATCGCGTGGCGACCTGCGGCACGGGCGAAGAGGCGGTGCGGCTCTATCGGGAAGCGTTCGAGGGGGGAGAGGCGTTCGCGGCGGCCATCATGGACCTGACCATACCTGCGGGGATGGGGGGAAAGGAGGCGGCGCAGCGGATTCTGGAGCTCGACCCGAAAGCGAAATTGATCGTATCGAGCGGCTACTCTAACGACCCGGTCATGGCGAGCTACGCCGAGTACGGCTTCTGCGCCGCGGTGGTGAAGCCGTACCGCTGCAGCGACCTGCAGCAGACGCTTGAAAAGGTGGCCCGCCGCCGATAG
- a CDS encoding GspE/PulE family protein yields MQKKKAVTIKNVALILMKRELISHEQFEELMQKGEAQGHRLAGAQQAGYSRRLQQGPGKPSPAEVIASLNLEIPGSSGRLLTEDAITEVLAAAVGMPYMKINPMKLDLDVVTAHISRPFALRHMIVPVGSADGVVTLAVADPFNDEVVEELRSIKRLEFRRVLASRNDILKILREFFGFRASVQAAESEVAASVDLGNLEQFVRLKSGHEIEGTDRNIISAVDFLLQYAFDQRASDIHIEPKREKSLVRLRVDGVLHNVHVVPKQLHPPIVSRIKMLSRMDLAEKRRPQDGRIKTSHDGREVELRVSTLPVAFGEKVVIRIFDPDVLMQELDTIGFYPREYQLYSSFLRRPNGIILVTGPTGSGKTTTLYSSLRTLSSPEVNIVTVEDPIEMVMEEFNQVGVQSGIGVTFDKVLRNVLRQDPDIIMIGEIRDKETAENAVQAALTGHLVLSTLHTNDATSSVTRLLDLGVPSFLISSTVVGIIAQRLLRKICPACKKERHLSAEEAEYLGLKRTPAVWAGEGCPECRGTGYKGRTGIFEVLDVNESIKAVIAERMDLGELQGAARRDGLVTLRELAVRKMLEGITTYEEVIAVTG; encoded by the coding sequence ATGCAGAAAAAAAAGGCGGTGACCATAAAGAACGTGGCGCTTATCCTCATGAAGCGGGAGCTGATCAGCCACGAGCAGTTCGAGGAGCTCATGCAGAAGGGTGAGGCGCAGGGGCACCGGCTGGCCGGGGCGCAGCAGGCGGGGTATTCGCGCCGGCTGCAGCAGGGGCCGGGAAAGCCGTCTCCCGCCGAGGTCATCGCGTCGCTCAACCTGGAGATCCCCGGCTCCAGCGGCAGGCTTCTCACCGAGGACGCCATCACCGAGGTGCTGGCCGCCGCGGTAGGGATGCCGTACATGAAGATCAACCCGATGAAGCTCGACCTGGACGTGGTGACGGCGCACATCTCGCGCCCCTTCGCCCTGCGGCACATGATCGTCCCGGTGGGGAGTGCCGACGGCGTGGTGACCCTCGCCGTCGCGGACCCCTTCAACGACGAGGTGGTCGAGGAGCTAAGGAGCATCAAGCGGCTGGAGTTTCGCCGCGTGCTCGCCTCGCGTAACGACATCCTGAAGATCCTGAGGGAGTTCTTCGGTTTCAGGGCGTCGGTGCAGGCCGCCGAGAGCGAGGTCGCCGCCTCCGTCGATCTCGGCAACCTCGAGCAGTTCGTTCGCCTTAAAAGCGGGCACGAGATCGAGGGGACGGACCGCAACATCATCTCGGCGGTCGATTTCCTGCTGCAGTACGCCTTCGACCAGAGGGCGAGCGACATCCATATCGAGCCCAAGCGGGAGAAGTCCCTGGTGCGCCTGCGGGTGGACGGGGTGCTGCACAACGTGCACGTGGTCCCGAAGCAGTTGCATCCCCCCATCGTCTCACGTATCAAGATGCTCTCCCGCATGGATCTGGCCGAGAAAAGGCGCCCGCAGGACGGCAGGATCAAGACGAGCCATGACGGCCGGGAGGTGGAGCTGCGCGTCTCGACGCTTCCGGTCGCTTTCGGAGAGAAGGTGGTGATCAGGATCTTCGACCCCGACGTCCTGATGCAGGAGCTGGACACCATCGGCTTCTACCCGAGGGAGTACCAGCTCTACAGCTCCTTCCTGCGCCGCCCGAACGGCATCATCCTCGTCACCGGTCCCACCGGCAGCGGCAAGACAACGACGCTCTACTCGTCGCTTAGGACGCTCTCCTCGCCGGAAGTGAACATCGTGACCGTCGAGGACCCGATCGAGATGGTGATGGAGGAGTTCAACCAGGTAGGCGTGCAGTCCGGGATCGGGGTGACCTTCGACAAGGTGCTGAGAAACGTGCTCAGGCAGGACCCGGACATCATCATGATCGGCGAGATAAGGGACAAGGAGACGGCGGAGAACGCGGTGCAGGCGGCGCTTACCGGGCACCTGGTGCTCTCCACGCTGCACACCAACGACGCCACGTCCTCGGTGACGCGCCTTCTGGATCTTGGCGTTCCCTCCTTTTTGATCTCCTCCACCGTGGTTGGCATCATCGCGCAGCGGCTTTTGCGGAAGATCTGCCCGGCCTGCAAAAAGGAGCGTCACCTGAGCGCGGAGGAGGCCGAGTACCTGGGGCTCAAGCGCACCCCCGCGGTCTGGGCGGGCGAAGGGTGTCCCGAGTGCCGCGGCACCGGCTACAAGGGAAGGACCGGGATCTTCGAGGTGCTGGACGTGAACGAGTCGATCAAGGCGGTGATCGCCGAGCGGATGGACCTGGGCGAGTTGCAGGGGGCCGCGCGTAGGGATGGCCTGGTGACCCTGCGGGAGCTTGCGGTGAGGAAGATGCTGGAGGGTATCACCACCTACGAAGAGGTCATCGCGGTGACCGGGTAG